One region of Termitidicoccus mucosus genomic DNA includes:
- a CDS encoding glycoside hydrolase family 95 protein, producing MAGVPLLWYERPATEWLEALPVGNGRLGAMVYGGGAAEQIQLNESTVWSGRPGEYDRAGAHRHLPEIRRMLFGRNYKGAAALVTRELLGDRPAGAYQLLGNLRLDFALPGEVSDYRRELDLDAAVARVAFRSGGVAHTREVFASAPHQAVVVRLACDRPGALSFSARLDRAEGADGASDGDDAFELRGQADRGKPDAGTAFVARLRIVTEGGSVRADGGRLSVTGATAATLVVTAATDYRDATDPRARCTAQAEAAVAIPYARLRAAHTADFQTLFRRVSLDLGDGAAPEAALPTDRRIENARHAAESDPALVALHFHYGRYLLISSSRPGGLPANLQGLWNDRLEPPWFSGWHFDLNAQMNYWPANTASLGECHEPLFDLIDRLRENGRKTAREVYGCRGFVVSHRTNAWLFTGPVKGLIIWPTGAGWLCQHYWTHYEFTRDEAFLRGRAWPAMREAAEFFLDWLVPAPDTGLLVAGPSISPENAFLLPGGGFSSLDMGPAMDQQIVAELFDHCLAAAKILGIRDAFTDEVASARKRLAPTQTGTDGRILEWSTERPEREPGHRHFSHLYAVYPGDAITPRAAPELAEAARKSLLARAEGSADSARALNISDNSNVGWSLAWNACLWARLGDAARARDALGRLLRRCTAPNLMDTHPAKNTPRGVFQIDGNLGATAAVAEMLLQSHEDEIALLPALPAAWADGAFSGLRARGGFTVAAAWRRGVLSEAQITAATAGPCAVRAPASVSVFAEGARVAKSHPAESGDGTHLVRFEAAAGATYQLRPDLPR from the coding sequence ATGGCAGGCGTGCCGCTGCTTTGGTATGAGCGGCCCGCGACGGAGTGGCTGGAGGCGCTGCCGGTCGGCAACGGACGCCTTGGGGCGATGGTTTACGGCGGCGGCGCCGCAGAGCAAATCCAGCTCAACGAAAGCACGGTCTGGTCGGGGCGGCCCGGCGAATACGACCGCGCGGGCGCGCACCGGCATTTGCCCGAAATCCGCCGGATGCTTTTCGGACGTAATTACAAAGGCGCGGCGGCGCTCGTCACGCGCGAACTTCTGGGCGACCGGCCGGCCGGGGCGTATCAACTGCTCGGGAACCTTCGGCTCGACTTCGCGCTGCCGGGAGAAGTGTCGGACTACCGGCGCGAACTCGATCTCGACGCGGCGGTCGCCCGTGTGGCGTTTCGCTCGGGCGGGGTCGCGCACACCCGCGAGGTCTTTGCCAGCGCGCCGCATCAGGCCGTCGTCGTCCGGCTGGCCTGCGACCGGCCCGGCGCGCTCTCGTTTTCCGCCCGGCTGGACCGCGCGGAAGGCGCCGATGGCGCGTCCGATGGCGACGATGCCTTCGAGCTGCGCGGCCAGGCCGACCGGGGAAAACCCGACGCCGGCACCGCTTTTGTGGCGCGCCTGAGAATCGTCACCGAGGGCGGGAGCGTGCGCGCCGACGGCGGACGGTTGAGCGTGACCGGCGCGACCGCCGCCACGCTGGTCGTCACCGCCGCGACCGACTACCGTGATGCCACCGACCCGCGCGCGCGCTGCACCGCGCAAGCCGAGGCCGCCGTCGCGATTCCCTATGCACGCCTGCGCGCCGCGCACACCGCCGATTTTCAGACGCTGTTTCGCCGAGTGTCACTGGACCTTGGCGATGGCGCCGCGCCTGAAGCCGCCCTCCCCACGGACCGACGGATCGAAAACGCACGTCACGCAGCGGAGTCCGACCCCGCGCTGGTCGCGCTCCATTTTCATTATGGACGTTACCTGCTCATCAGTTCGTCGCGCCCCGGCGGGCTCCCGGCGAATTTGCAGGGACTCTGGAACGACCGCCTTGAGCCGCCCTGGTTCTCGGGCTGGCACTTCGACCTCAACGCGCAGATGAACTACTGGCCCGCCAACACTGCATCCCTCGGCGAATGCCACGAGCCGCTCTTCGACCTCATCGACCGGCTTCGCGAAAACGGGCGAAAAACCGCGCGCGAGGTTTACGGGTGCCGGGGCTTCGTCGTCTCGCATCGCACCAATGCGTGGCTGTTTACCGGCCCCGTCAAGGGCCTCATAATTTGGCCGACGGGCGCGGGCTGGCTTTGTCAGCATTATTGGACACACTACGAGTTCACGCGCGACGAGGCATTTTTGCGCGGGCGCGCGTGGCCGGCGATGCGCGAGGCGGCGGAGTTTTTCCTCGACTGGCTCGTGCCCGCGCCGGACACCGGGCTGCTGGTCGCCGGCCCGTCCATCTCGCCGGAAAACGCGTTTCTGCTGCCCGGCGGCGGCTTCTCCTCGCTCGACATGGGACCGGCGATGGACCAGCAGATCGTCGCGGAGCTTTTTGACCACTGCCTCGCCGCGGCAAAAATCCTCGGCATCCGTGACGCGTTTACCGACGAGGTCGCATCCGCCCGGAAACGTCTCGCGCCGACCCAAACCGGCACGGATGGGCGCATCCTCGAATGGTCCACCGAGCGACCCGAGCGCGAACCCGGCCATCGGCACTTCTCGCATCTTTACGCGGTTTATCCCGGCGACGCCATCACGCCGCGGGCCGCGCCGGAACTCGCGGAGGCCGCGCGCAAATCCCTGCTCGCCCGCGCCGAAGGCAGCGCGGACAGCGCCCGCGCGCTCAACATCAGCGACAACAGCAACGTAGGCTGGAGCCTCGCGTGGAATGCCTGCCTCTGGGCGCGGCTCGGCGACGCCGCGCGCGCGCGCGATGCCCTCGGCAGATTGCTGCGCCGCTGCACCGCGCCGAACCTGATGGACACGCACCCGGCCAAGAACACGCCCCGCGGCGTATTCCAGATCGACGGCAACCTCGGCGCGACCGCCGCCGTCGCGGAGATGCTCCTGCAAAGCCATGAGGACGAAATCGCGCTCCTGCCCGCGCTGCCCGCCGCGTGGGCGGACGGTGCCTTTTCCGGCCTGCGCGCGCGCGGCGGCTTCACCGTCGCGGCGGCGTGGCGGCGCGGTGTGTTGAGCGAGGCGCAGATCACCGCCGCGACTGCCGGTCCGTGCGCCGTGCGCGCGCCGGCTTCCGTCTCTGTTTTTGCCGAGGGAGCGCGCGTCGCCAAAAGCCATCCCGCGGAGTCCGGCGACGGCACGCACCTTGTCCGCTTCGAGGCGGCCGCCGGAGCCACGTATCAACTGCGGCCCGATTTGCCGCGCTAA
- a CDS encoding SGNH/GDSL hydrolase family protein — protein MKSHRNLSGLAAAMAVTLAAASAAHAASSFVPLPVARVTKTGQSVPGAESRGVLANEPGCAAGVTLEFDLASFAFGQTPCARLKLGDLEKIPVKRPGQSAGVARGALHVLAVAPDGAETLAGSLPVKPGGTNKNCVVDITDAVNAALAQTGGGTKKIRLAARITGAPLPLEVYALADDVPVLELASPEGWTDDWRERVAPVTGGPVVYREACLALAGKRDTEVVLSLLYPAKKIIEVVRLGTGEKLREGADWILREGKLVLPASTAAPVQVADEFFLSERKDKQGNITLVRSPVKLKEGGWYHERQMEVTYEPAARDWRWPAALSGIDDLPRTKRLLAAKAPLSVIVFGDSISAGFNCSRLDGLWPYQQAYGELVARELRRVYGAPVTLMNHARAGGTSGHAATQADAQVAWFKPDLVLLAFGMNERNEERRVAHRENMEKIIDIVRARSPETEFVIITPMLNNSNQPAGLEPVKFIRDEALKIRRPGIARVDLTGTEIAMLERKNYLDLSGNGVNHPNDFLHRIYAMRVLEVLLPRNKP, from the coding sequence ATGAAATCACACAGAAACCTGTCCGGACTGGCGGCTGCCATGGCCGTGACGCTGGCCGCCGCCAGTGCCGCGCATGCCGCCTCTTCGTTTGTCCCGCTGCCCGTCGCCCGTGTGACAAAAACCGGCCAGTCCGTGCCCGGCGCCGAAAGCCGCGGCGTGCTCGCCAACGAGCCCGGCTGCGCCGCCGGCGTGACGCTGGAGTTTGACCTCGCATCGTTTGCATTCGGGCAGACGCCCTGTGCCCGGCTCAAGCTCGGCGATCTGGAAAAAATCCCGGTCAAGCGTCCCGGCCAGTCCGCCGGGGTCGCGCGCGGCGCGTTGCATGTGCTGGCCGTCGCCCCGGACGGCGCGGAAACGCTCGCGGGCAGCCTGCCCGTGAAGCCGGGCGGCACGAACAAAAACTGCGTCGTGGATATCACCGACGCCGTCAATGCCGCGCTCGCCCAAACCGGCGGCGGGACGAAAAAAATCCGTCTCGCCGCGCGCATCACCGGCGCGCCGCTGCCGCTTGAGGTTTACGCGCTCGCCGATGACGTCCCCGTGCTCGAACTCGCCTCGCCCGAAGGCTGGACGGACGACTGGCGCGAGCGCGTCGCGCCGGTCACCGGCGGGCCGGTCGTTTACCGCGAGGCGTGCCTTGCGCTGGCCGGCAAGCGCGACACCGAGGTCGTGTTGTCGCTGCTTTATCCGGCGAAAAAAATCATCGAGGTGGTGCGCCTCGGCACCGGCGAAAAATTGCGCGAGGGTGCGGACTGGATTTTGCGCGAAGGCAAACTGGTGCTGCCCGCCAGCACCGCCGCGCCGGTGCAAGTCGCAGACGAATTTTTCCTGTCGGAGCGCAAGGACAAACAGGGCAACATCACGCTGGTGCGCAGCCCCGTCAAATTGAAGGAAGGCGGCTGGTATCACGAGCGCCAGATGGAGGTGACTTACGAGCCTGCGGCGCGCGACTGGCGGTGGCCCGCCGCGCTTTCCGGCATCGACGACCTGCCGCGCACGAAAAGGCTCCTCGCCGCAAAGGCCCCGCTCTCGGTGATTGTTTTTGGCGACAGCATCTCGGCCGGTTTCAATTGTTCGCGCCTCGACGGCCTGTGGCCCTACCAGCAGGCTTACGGCGAGCTGGTGGCGCGCGAACTCCGCCGTGTTTACGGCGCGCCGGTCACCCTGATGAACCACGCCCGCGCCGGCGGCACTTCGGGCCATGCCGCCACGCAGGCCGATGCGCAGGTGGCCTGGTTCAAGCCCGATCTCGTGCTGCTCGCCTTCGGGATGAACGAGCGCAACGAGGAGCGGCGCGTGGCGCACCGCGAAAACATGGAGAAAATCATCGACATCGTGCGCGCCCGCTCGCCGGAGACGGAATTCGTCATCATCACGCCGATGCTCAACAATTCCAACCAGCCGGCCGGACTCGAGCCGGTGAAGTTCATCCGCGACGAGGCGCTGAAAATCCGCCGCCCGGGAATCGCGCGCGTGGACCTCACCGGCACCGAGATCGCGATGCTGGAGCGCAAAAATTATCTCGATCTCTCCGGCAACGGCGTGAACCACCCGAACGATTTTCTCCACCGCATTTACGCGATGCGAGTCCTCGAAGTGCTTCTCCCGCGAAACAAACCGTGA
- a CDS encoding FAD-dependent oxidoreductase has product MNASFPEQKFALDIKGGPDCDVLVAGGGVSGAVAAIAAARTGVRVLLVEEQGFLGGSLTAMGVGPMMSFHNPAGKQVVRGIADEIIARLQARGASTGHIPDTTTYCSTVTPFDSEELKIELETMLAEAGGRVLYHTQIAAVEKAKDGALARVIVCNKAGLMSLAAKVFVDATGDADLAVRAGVPFQLGREKDCAAQPMTTNLKLANVDTAAIRAYALAHPEEFLFHPCGPEEAARRLRESPRISLAGFLSAWKAARERGEVDVPRDQVLFFETAEPGVVILNTSRVTGLDATDPFQLSRAEAIGRKQCAQIFAFLKKHAVGFAGAIRMDTAAKIGVRESRHIKGRHILTAEDLLSARAFDDAVALGAYPIDIHSADGQAVTNTTHLKPDSAYQIPLRSLLVEQPANLVVVGRCISATHEASAAFRVTPISMAIGHAGGVAAAEAAARGVVPSEVPFGAIRERLLAQGAQLP; this is encoded by the coding sequence ATGAACGCGTCATTTCCTGAGCAAAAATTCGCACTCGATATCAAAGGCGGACCGGACTGCGACGTGCTGGTCGCGGGCGGCGGCGTGTCCGGCGCGGTGGCCGCGATCGCGGCGGCGCGGACCGGCGTGCGCGTGCTGCTGGTCGAGGAGCAAGGCTTTTTGGGCGGCTCGCTCACCGCGATGGGCGTGGGGCCGATGATGAGTTTTCACAACCCAGCCGGGAAGCAGGTGGTGCGGGGCATCGCCGACGAAATCATCGCGCGGTTGCAGGCGCGCGGGGCCAGCACGGGGCATATCCCCGACACGACCACTTATTGCAGCACGGTCACGCCGTTTGACAGCGAGGAACTGAAAATCGAGCTGGAAACGATGCTGGCGGAAGCGGGCGGGCGCGTGCTTTACCATACGCAGATCGCCGCGGTCGAAAAGGCGAAGGACGGCGCGCTGGCGCGCGTGATTGTGTGCAACAAGGCCGGGTTGATGTCGCTCGCGGCCAAGGTGTTCGTGGACGCGACCGGCGACGCCGACCTGGCGGTGCGCGCGGGCGTGCCGTTCCAACTCGGGCGCGAGAAGGACTGCGCCGCGCAGCCGATGACCACGAACCTGAAGCTTGCCAACGTGGACACCGCCGCCATCCGCGCCTACGCGCTGGCGCATCCGGAGGAGTTTTTGTTTCACCCGTGCGGCCCGGAGGAGGCGGCGCGCCGGTTGCGCGAGTCGCCGCGCATCAGCCTGGCGGGTTTTCTGAGCGCGTGGAAGGCCGCCCGCGAACGCGGCGAGGTGGATGTGCCGCGCGACCAGGTGCTGTTTTTCGAAACGGCGGAGCCGGGGGTCGTGATCCTGAACACGTCGCGCGTGACCGGGCTCGACGCGACCGACCCGTTCCAGCTCAGCCGGGCCGAGGCCATCGGGCGCAAGCAGTGCGCGCAGATTTTTGCGTTCCTCAAAAAGCACGCCGTCGGTTTCGCCGGCGCGATTCGCATGGACACCGCGGCCAAGATCGGCGTGCGGGAGAGCCGGCACATCAAGGGTCGCCACATCCTGACGGCGGAGGATTTGCTGTCGGCGCGCGCCTTTGACGACGCGGTGGCGCTCGGTGCATATCCCATCGACATCCATTCGGCGGACGGCCAGGCGGTGACCAACACCACGCATCTGAAGCCCGACTCGGCCTACCAGATTCCGTTGCGCAGCCTGCTCGTGGAGCAGCCGGCGAACCTGGTCGTGGTCGGGCGCTGCATCAGCGCGACGCACGAGGCCTCGGCGGCGTTTCGCGTGACGCCGATTTCCATGGCGATCGGGCATGCGGGCGGCGTGGCGGCGGCGGAGGCCGCGGCGCGCGGGGTCGTCCCGTCCGAGGTGCCGTTTGGCGCGATCCGCGAACGTCTGCTCGCGCAAGGTGCGCAATTGCCGTAG
- a CDS encoding IS630 transposase-related protein → MKKAISMDLRERIVEAYDGKEGSREEVARRFKVSLELVKKLLRQRKRTGDLRPRYRYCGRKAKVLPEHGQALKQLIAQEPELTLAQMKERLGLDCTIGAIHWVLKKMGLTYKKRRSMRLSKTGRTSRKRAADGDAAKAGSTRPGWSLSTSRRPRRT, encoded by the coding sequence ATGAAGAAAGCGATATCGATGGATCTGAGAGAGAGGATAGTGGAGGCGTATGACGGGAAGGAGGGGAGCAGGGAAGAGGTGGCGAGGAGGTTCAAGGTGTCGTTGGAGCTGGTGAAGAAGCTGCTCAGGCAGAGGAAAAGGACGGGGGATTTGAGGCCGAGGTATAGGTATTGCGGGAGGAAGGCGAAGGTGCTGCCGGAGCATGGGCAGGCGTTGAAGCAACTGATCGCCCAAGAGCCGGAGCTGACGCTGGCGCAGATGAAGGAGCGGCTGGGGCTGGACTGCACGATTGGGGCGATCCACTGGGTGCTCAAGAAGATGGGGCTGACATATAAAAAAAGACGCTCCATGCGGCTGAGCAAAACCGGGCGGACATCGCGAAAGCGCGCCGCCGATGGAGACGCGGCCAAAGCGGGCTCGACCCGGCCCGGCTGGTCTTTATCGACGAGTCGGCGGCCAAGACGAACATGA
- a CDS encoding IS630 family transposase: protein MAKARRRWRRGQSGLDPARLVFIDESAAKTNMTRLRGRAPKGQRLVCHAPHGHWGTTTMISSVRLDGTTACMTIEGATNTEVFQSYVREILVPTLRPADIVVMDNLGAHKNDRTLALIEQAGAQVRFLPAYSPDLNPIEMMWSKVKALLRKAQARTHSDLLNAIASALLAVSPQDALGWFSACGYNFI from the coding sequence ATCGCGAAAGCGCGCCGCCGATGGAGACGCGGCCAAAGCGGGCTCGACCCGGCCCGGCTGGTCTTTATCGACGAGTCGGCGGCCAAGACGAACATGACGCGCTTGCGCGGTCGCGCGCCCAAGGGCCAACGACTGGTCTGCCATGCCCCGCACGGGCATTGGGGCACCACCACGATGATCTCCTCGGTGCGGCTGGACGGCACCACCGCCTGCATGACCATCGAGGGTGCCACCAATACCGAGGTCTTCCAGTCCTATGTTCGCGAGATACTCGTGCCCACGCTTCGGCCCGCAGACATCGTCGTCATGGACAACCTTGGCGCCCACAAAAACGACCGGACGCTCGCCCTCATCGAACAAGCCGGCGCACAGGTCCGCTTCCTTCCCGCTTACTCTCCCGATCTCAACCCCATCGAAATGATGTGGAGCAAGGTCAAGGCCCTCCTTCGCAAGGCCCAGGCTCGCACCCACTCCGATCTGCTCAACGCCATCGCCTCGGCCTTGCTCGCCGTCTCCCCTCAGGATGCCCTCGGCTGGTTTTCCGCATGCGGTTATAACTTTATTTGA
- a CDS encoding SpoIVB peptidase S55 domain-containing protein → MNKLASSGRARRPAEPRNANGPAGRLALPRLARLCLFLAVSAGIAPAQPPADAPILPLDDLKPGQAGEVWTVFQGETPEPFSVEVTGVIRNALGPGKSLILCRLTDPRVQNMGAVAGMSGSPLYIDGKFAGALSYQVQRFETVRHAGFTPAADLIEVSQLGQGSAGFLPLEENPSPNPRVARQSQANSGADAPQRSAGIPARDLADKFRAEREACHVRAPDIDTPFAPLLPVFAFGGVAPQVASLFRDDYQVLGLSLTTLGGYISTDAAASDTTGAAEPQPAFRNPHSTIATLRPGSAVAVALATGDITLAGTGSVSHVDGNRILAFGHPMLSLGAVELPMALADIITILPSNLNSVKISNTGAVIGTIRQDRLSAIYGEIGPIPPMLPIEVRTPARTLHFSTIRHDRLTPMLASTGLAQAVLGSNETGLAEGFRIKTTIAYPGERRLETDTLYAGPQGFAAGIGSLVQRLAASLGNPVADVFPESLSFTVEPLERNPSANIDIVQLSRTRLTAGDTLQVTLTLRDFQGDAVRETIPIDIPADWIGRGLELVILPGFELDRQAGRPVTARLAQIRTFDAYLDLMSDQRANDGLYIAVVERASAFIDQTRPTLDYPGSMERIARRADDARYQKRSVLVPLWEKHILPGRLLQSNYRQSLQITE, encoded by the coding sequence ATGAACAAGCTTGCCTCTTCAGGCAGGGCGAGGCGTCCCGCCGAGCCGCGAAACGCCAACGGCCCGGCGGGACGCCTCGCCCTGCCACGCCTCGCCCGCCTGTGCCTGTTCCTCGCGGTCTCAGCCGGGATCGCCCCCGCCCAGCCGCCCGCCGACGCGCCCATCCTTCCGCTCGACGACCTGAAACCCGGCCAGGCTGGCGAAGTCTGGACGGTTTTCCAAGGCGAGACGCCGGAGCCCTTCTCCGTCGAAGTCACCGGCGTCATCCGCAACGCCCTCGGGCCCGGCAAATCGCTCATCCTCTGCCGCCTCACCGACCCGCGCGTGCAAAACATGGGCGCCGTTGCCGGCATGAGCGGCAGCCCACTCTATATCGACGGCAAATTCGCCGGCGCGCTCAGTTACCAAGTCCAGCGTTTCGAAACCGTGCGCCACGCCGGCTTCACGCCCGCCGCCGACCTCATCGAAGTCAGCCAACTCGGCCAAGGCTCCGCGGGTTTCCTGCCCTTGGAAGAAAATCCCTCTCCGAACCCGCGAGTGGCCCGGCAATCCCAAGCAAACAGCGGCGCGGATGCGCCCCAAAGGAGCGCGGGCATTCCTGCCCGCGACCTCGCGGACAAGTTCCGAGCGGAGCGAGAAGCCTGCCATGTCCGCGCTCCTGACATCGACACCCCCTTCGCCCCGCTCCTCCCCGTCTTTGCCTTCGGCGGAGTCGCCCCGCAAGTCGCCTCGCTTTTCCGCGACGATTACCAAGTCCTCGGGCTCTCCCTGACCACCCTCGGCGGCTACATCTCCACCGATGCCGCCGCCAGCGACACCACCGGCGCGGCGGAGCCCCAGCCCGCATTCCGCAATCCGCATTCCACAATCGCCACCCTCCGCCCCGGCTCGGCGGTTGCCGTGGCCCTTGCCACCGGAGACATCACGCTCGCCGGCACCGGCAGCGTCTCGCACGTTGACGGCAACCGCATCCTCGCCTTCGGGCACCCCATGCTCTCCCTCGGCGCAGTCGAATTGCCCATGGCTCTCGCCGACATCATCACCATCCTCCCGTCCAATCTCAACTCCGTCAAAATCTCCAACACTGGCGCCGTCATCGGCACCATCCGCCAGGACCGCCTCTCCGCCATCTACGGCGAAATCGGCCCCATCCCGCCAATGCTTCCCATCGAGGTCCGCACTCCCGCGCGCACCCTGCATTTTTCGACCATCCGGCACGATCGCCTCACGCCCATGCTTGCGTCCACCGGTCTCGCCCAGGCCGTGCTTGGCTCCAACGAAACCGGCCTCGCCGAAGGCTTCCGCATCAAAACCACCATTGCCTACCCCGGGGAGCGCCGCCTCGAAACCGACACCCTCTACGCCGGCCCGCAGGGCTTCGCCGCCGGCATCGGCAGCCTTGTCCAGCGTCTCGCCGCCTCCCTCGGCAATCCCGTCGCCGATGTTTTTCCCGAGTCACTTTCCTTCACGGTCGAACCGCTCGAACGCAACCCGTCCGCCAATATCGACATCGTCCAACTCTCCCGCACCCGGCTGACCGCCGGCGACACGCTGCAAGTCACGCTCACGCTCCGCGATTTCCAAGGCGACGCCGTCCGTGAAACCATCCCCATCGACATCCCCGCCGATTGGATCGGCCGCGGGCTCGAACTCGTCATTCTTCCCGGCTTCGAACTCGACCGCCAGGCCGGCCGCCCCGTCACGGCGCGCCTTGCCCAGATTCGCACTTTCGACGCCTATCTGGACCTCATGAGCGACCAGCGGGCCAACGACGGTCTTTACATTGCCGTGGTCGAGCGCGCCAGCGCCTTCATCGACCAGACCCGCCCCACTCTCGACTACCCCGGCAGCATGGAACGCATCGCCCGCCGCGCCGACGACGCCCGCTACCAGAAACGCAGCGTCCTTGTCCCTCTCTGGGAAAAACACATCCTGCCCGGCCGGCTCCTCCAATCCAACTACCGCCAATCGCTCCAGATCACGGAGTGA
- the hemL gene encoding glutamate-1-semialdehyde 2,1-aminomutase codes for MPAICQPASDDLFARARRLIPGGVNSPVRAFRSVGGAPFFVKAAYGATLTTADDTELIDFVCTWGPAIHGHNHPAIRDAIALALEHGTSFGIPNPYEVEMAELIVKFFPSIEKVRMCNSGTEATMTAIRLARGCTRRDKIIKFAGCYHGHSDSLLVSAGSGALTHGHPDSAGVPAAFARETIVLPYNDTAALDDAFAANPGQIAGVIVEPYCGNVGFIIPDPGYLAHLRAVTARHGALLIFDEVMTGFRLARGGVQELEGITPDLTTLGKIIGGGLPVGAVGGRADIMDQLAPDGPVYQAGTLSGNPLAMAAGIAALKLLDEENPYARLDALAGQLRSALLSTARAKGLPIQVPQRGSMFSVFFTDKPVRDLASALASDAARYAKFFHACLHAGVYLAPSAYETAFLSTAHEGVHLTRASEIMCNALKTF; via the coding sequence ATGCCCGCCATCTGCCAACCCGCTTCCGACGACCTTTTCGCCCGCGCCCGCCGGCTCATTCCCGGCGGCGTCAACTCCCCGGTGCGGGCGTTCCGCTCCGTCGGCGGCGCGCCGTTTTTCGTGAAGGCCGCCTACGGCGCCACGCTCACCACCGCCGACGACACCGAACTCATCGACTTTGTCTGCACCTGGGGGCCGGCCATCCACGGCCACAACCACCCCGCCATCCGCGACGCCATCGCGCTCGCCTTGGAGCACGGCACCTCCTTCGGCATTCCCAATCCCTACGAGGTCGAGATGGCCGAACTCATCGTCAAGTTTTTCCCCTCCATCGAAAAAGTCCGCATGTGCAACAGCGGCACCGAGGCCACCATGACCGCCATCCGCCTCGCCCGCGGCTGCACCCGGCGCGACAAAATCATAAAGTTCGCCGGCTGCTACCATGGGCATTCCGACTCGCTCTTGGTCAGCGCCGGTTCCGGCGCGCTCACCCACGGCCATCCCGACAGCGCCGGCGTCCCCGCCGCCTTCGCCCGCGAAACCATCGTCCTTCCCTACAACGACACCGCCGCGCTCGACGACGCCTTCGCCGCCAATCCCGGCCAGATTGCGGGCGTCATCGTCGAACCCTACTGCGGCAACGTCGGCTTCATCATCCCCGATCCCGGCTACCTCGCCCACCTCCGCGCCGTCACCGCGCGGCACGGCGCGCTGCTCATTTTCGACGAAGTGATGACCGGCTTCCGTCTCGCCCGCGGCGGCGTGCAGGAACTGGAGGGCATCACGCCCGACCTCACCACCCTCGGCAAAATCATCGGCGGCGGCCTCCCCGTCGGAGCCGTCGGCGGGCGCGCCGACATCATGGACCAGCTCGCGCCCGACGGCCCCGTTTACCAGGCCGGCACGCTCAGCGGCAACCCGCTCGCCATGGCCGCCGGCATCGCCGCGCTCAAGCTCCTCGACGAGGAAAACCCCTACGCCCGCCTCGACGCCCTCGCCGGCCAGCTCCGCTCCGCGCTCCTCTCCACCGCCCGCGCCAAAGGGCTCCCCATCCAGGTCCCCCAGCGCGGCTCCATGTTCAGCGTGTTTTTCACCGACAAACCCGTGCGCGACCTCGCCAGCGCGCTCGCCTCCGACGCCGCGCGCTATGCGAAATTTTTCCATGCCTGCCTGCATGCTGGCGTGTATCTTGCACCAAGCGCCTACGAAACCGCCTTCCTGAGCACCGCCCACGAAGGCGTCCACCTCACCCGCGCCAGCGAAATCATGTGCAACGCCCTGAAAACATTCTGA
- a CDS encoding LpxI family protein — MLSRFLPPDFDPRKPVALIAGQGRYPMLVADAIRRAGVPLRLIAFEEETRPDLFDSFPENERRRLLVGQLGKALRALRDFGAGYAFMAGQITPRRLFGGLHPDLGAIKILFSLKRRNAETIFGAIAAEIENAGVRMLDARSFLDDHLASSGVMTGGKFPINREYLEHGVHIARESARLDIGQGCVVRKGTVLAVEAFEGTDEMLRRAGTFKTDGTLFVKTVKANQDYRFDVPVFGQRTLEVMRESGLHAAALESGRVIIVDKPAVIAQARAWGISLLGFE, encoded by the coding sequence GTGCTCTCACGCTTCCTTCCACCAGATTTCGATCCGCGCAAGCCCGTCGCCCTCATCGCCGGGCAGGGGCGCTATCCCATGCTCGTGGCCGACGCGATCCGCCGCGCAGGCGTGCCGCTGCGCCTGATCGCGTTCGAGGAGGAGACCCGCCCCGACCTGTTCGACTCTTTCCCCGAAAACGAACGCCGCAGGCTCCTCGTCGGACAGCTCGGCAAGGCGCTTCGCGCCCTGCGCGATTTCGGCGCCGGCTACGCGTTCATGGCCGGGCAGATCACGCCACGCCGCCTCTTCGGCGGACTCCATCCCGATCTCGGCGCGATAAAAATCCTCTTCTCCCTCAAGCGCCGCAACGCCGAGACCATTTTCGGCGCCATCGCCGCCGAGATCGAGAACGCGGGCGTGCGCATGCTCGACGCCCGCTCCTTTCTCGACGACCACCTTGCCTCCTCCGGCGTGATGACCGGCGGAAAATTTCCCATCAACCGCGAATACCTCGAACACGGCGTCCATATCGCCCGCGAATCCGCGCGCCTCGACATCGGCCAGGGCTGCGTCGTGCGCAAAGGCACCGTTCTCGCGGTCGAGGCCTTCGAGGGCACCGACGAAATGCTCCGCCGCGCCGGAACCTTCAAAACCGACGGCACGCTTTTCGTGAAAACCGTGAAGGCCAACCAAGATTACCGCTTCGATGTTCCCGTCTTCGGCCAGCGCACGCTTGAAGTCATGCGCGAGTCCGGCCTGCACGCCGCCGCCCTTGAGTCCGGCCGCGTCATCATCGTGGACAAGCCCGCCGTCATCGCCCAGGCCAGGGCCTGGGGCATCTCGCTGCTGGGGTTTGAGTGA